A window from Synechococcus sp. RSCCF101 encodes these proteins:
- the polA gene encoding DNA polymerase I yields the protein MAGWPSLRGGLWQADPMAEKPLLLLVDGHSLAFRSFYAFAKGGAGGLATREGVPTSVTYGFLKALLDTCDGLRPRGVTIAFDTGEPTFRHEADPAYKAHREEAPEIFFSDLANLQSILKEQLEISLCSAVGYEADDVLGTLAERAAGQGWAVRILSGDRDLFQLVDDRRDIAVLYMGGGPNARSGKPTLITAEGVVGKLGVAPGDVVDLKALTGDSSDNIPGVRGVGPKTAVALLGENGDLDAVYAALDGLEGDKASKGVIKGALKGKLSRDREQAYRSRLLARIRTDVPLPEPAGWTLGQVQRDALEERLRGLELNSLARQLDRFSELFSSGQAQTAAASPGRTGKGPAPVPDDALQTPDEDASPALPEAAAAPELEPERITTTTALETLVRRLTACTDPAAPVAFDTETTDLNPFRAELVGLGFCWGDQPGELAYVPVGHHETGEQLPLEQVLTALAPWLASTAHPKALQNAKYDRLILLRHGLALGGVVMDTLLADYLRDATARHSLEAMAEGRFGFRPTAYTDLVGKGQTFADVPVDEAARYCAMDVHLTRRLALLLRQELTGMGEPLPALLDGVELPLEPVLAAMEATGIRIDVPYLEGLAGEWHATLEDLQSRARAAAGTDFNLASPKQLGELLFDTLGLDRRKSRRTKTGWSTDAAVLERLEEDHPVVPLVLEHRTLSKLLSTYVDALPALVEPETGRVHTDFNQAVTATGRLSSSNPNLQNIPVRTEFSRRIRRAFLPQEGWQLLSADYSQIELRILAHLSGEPLLQEAYRSGEDVHALTARLLLDRDQVSEAERRLGKTINFGVIYGMGAQRFARQTGVSQSEARQFLQRYRERYPQVFLFLELQERLALSRGWVETILGRRRPFAFNRSGLGRWLGHDPMEIDLAMARRGGLEAQQLRAAANAPIQGSSADIIKLAMVALQRQLLERDLPARLLLQVHDELVLEVQPEAVEVVVPLVRRTMEEAVRLSVPLVVETGLGASWMDAK from the coding sequence ATGGCCGGCTGGCCCAGCCTGCGCGGCGGCCTCTGGCAGGCTGACCCCATGGCCGAGAAACCGCTGCTGCTTCTGGTGGATGGCCATTCGCTGGCCTTCCGCAGCTTCTATGCCTTCGCCAAGGGTGGCGCGGGGGGGTTGGCCACCCGTGAGGGGGTGCCCACGAGCGTCACCTACGGCTTTCTCAAGGCCCTTCTCGACACCTGCGACGGCCTGCGGCCGCGCGGGGTGACCATCGCCTTCGACACCGGCGAACCCACCTTCCGCCACGAGGCCGATCCGGCCTACAAGGCCCACCGGGAGGAGGCGCCGGAGATCTTCTTCTCGGATCTGGCGAACCTGCAGTCGATCCTGAAGGAGCAGCTGGAGATCTCCCTCTGCAGTGCGGTGGGCTATGAGGCCGATGACGTGCTCGGCACTCTGGCCGAGCGGGCGGCCGGCCAGGGCTGGGCGGTGCGGATCCTCTCCGGCGACCGCGACCTGTTCCAGCTGGTGGATGACCGCCGCGACATCGCGGTGCTCTACATGGGCGGCGGCCCCAACGCCCGCAGCGGCAAGCCCACCCTGATCACCGCCGAGGGCGTGGTGGGCAAGCTCGGGGTGGCGCCCGGCGACGTGGTGGACCTCAAGGCCCTCACCGGCGACAGCTCCGACAACATCCCGGGTGTTCGGGGCGTGGGCCCCAAGACCGCGGTCGCCCTGCTGGGCGAGAACGGTGATCTCGATGCGGTCTATGCCGCTCTCGACGGCCTGGAGGGGGACAAGGCCAGCAAAGGTGTGATCAAGGGGGCCCTCAAGGGGAAGCTGAGCCGCGACCGGGAGCAGGCCTACCGCTCACGGCTTCTGGCCCGGATCCGCACCGATGTGCCCCTGCCGGAGCCGGCCGGCTGGACCCTGGGTCAGGTGCAGCGGGACGCGCTTGAGGAGCGCCTCAGGGGCCTGGAGCTCAACAGCCTGGCCCGTCAGCTGGACCGCTTCTCGGAGCTGTTCTCCAGCGGGCAGGCCCAGACAGCGGCGGCCAGCCCAGGGAGGACAGGGAAGGGCCCTGCGCCGGTTCCCGACGACGCTCTGCAGACTCCCGACGAGGACGCCTCCCCGGCGCTCCCGGAAGCCGCCGCGGCGCCGGAGCTGGAACCGGAGCGGATCACAACCACCACGGCATTGGAGACGCTGGTGCGGCGGCTCACGGCGTGCACCGATCCCGCCGCTCCGGTGGCCTTCGACACCGAGACCACCGACCTCAACCCCTTCCGCGCCGAACTGGTGGGGCTGGGGTTCTGCTGGGGAGATCAGCCGGGTGAGCTGGCCTACGTGCCCGTGGGCCACCACGAGACGGGCGAGCAGCTGCCGCTTGAGCAGGTGCTCACGGCCCTGGCGCCCTGGCTGGCCAGCACAGCCCATCCCAAGGCCCTGCAGAACGCCAAGTACGACCGACTGATCCTGCTGCGGCATGGCCTGGCCCTCGGCGGCGTGGTGATGGACACCCTGCTGGCCGACTATCTGCGCGACGCCACCGCTCGCCACAGCCTGGAGGCCATGGCGGAGGGGCGATTCGGCTTCCGGCCCACCGCTTACACGGATCTGGTGGGCAAGGGTCAGACCTTCGCCGATGTTCCCGTCGATGAGGCGGCGCGCTACTGCGCGATGGATGTGCACCTCACCCGCCGCCTGGCTCTGCTGCTGCGGCAGGAGCTCACGGGCATGGGTGAGCCCCTCCCCGCGCTGCTCGACGGGGTGGAGCTGCCCCTGGAGCCCGTGCTGGCGGCCATGGAGGCCACCGGCATCCGCATCGATGTGCCCTACCTCGAAGGCCTCGCCGGGGAGTGGCACGCCACCCTCGAGGATCTGCAGAGCCGGGCCCGGGCGGCTGCCGGAACCGACTTCAACCTGGCCTCCCCGAAGCAGCTGGGGGAGCTGCTGTTCGACACGCTGGGGCTGGATCGCCGCAAATCCCGGCGCACCAAGACCGGCTGGAGCACGGATGCCGCCGTGCTCGAGCGGCTGGAGGAGGACCATCCCGTGGTGCCGCTCGTGCTGGAGCACCGCACCCTCAGCAAGCTGCTGAGCACCTACGTGGATGCCCTGCCGGCCCTGGTGGAGCCCGAGACCGGCCGGGTGCACACCGATTTCAACCAGGCCGTCACCGCCACCGGTCGCCTCAGCAGCAGCAACCCCAACCTGCAGAACATTCCGGTCCGCACCGAGTTCAGCCGGCGCATCCGCCGCGCCTTCCTGCCCCAGGAGGGCTGGCAGCTGCTCAGCGCCGACTACTCCCAGATCGAGCTGCGCATCCTGGCCCACCTCTCGGGCGAACCCCTGCTGCAGGAGGCCTACCGCAGCGGTGAGGACGTGCATGCCCTCACCGCCCGGCTGCTGCTGGACCGCGATCAGGTCAGCGAGGCGGAGCGCCGGCTGGGCAAGACGATCAACTTCGGCGTGATCTACGGCATGGGCGCCCAGCGGTTCGCCCGCCAGACCGGTGTCTCCCAGAGCGAGGCCCGCCAGTTTCTGCAGCGCTACCGCGAGCGCTATCCGCAGGTGTTCCTCTTTCTCGAACTGCAGGAGCGGCTGGCCCTCAGCCGCGGCTGGGTGGAGACGATCCTCGGCCGGCGGCGCCCCTTCGCCTTCAACCGCTCCGGTCTTGGGCGCTGGCTGGGCCATGACCCGATGGAGATCGATCTGGCCATGGCCCGGCGGGGCGGGCTCGAAGCCCAGCAGCTGCGGGCGGCGGCCAATGCCCCGATCCAGGGGTCCAGCGCCGACATCATCAAGCTGGCGATGGTGGCCCTGCAGCGGCAGCTGCTGGAGCGCGATCTGCCGGCCCGCCTGCTGCTGCAGGTGCACGACGAACTGGTGCTGGAGGTGCAGCCGGAGGCGGTGGAGGTCGTGGTGCCACTGGTGCGCCGCACGATGGAGGAGGCGGTGCGTCTCAGCGTGCCCCTGGTGGTGGAGACGGGACTCGGCGCCAGCTGGATGGACGCCAAATGA
- the gltX gene encoding glutamate--tRNA ligase — MSSAPPPRVRLAPSPTGTLHIGTARTAVFNWLFARHANGRFLIRIEDTDRERSRPEYTENILSGLRWLGLDWDEEPLLQSERRAEHVAAIQTLLDRGHAYRCYASEAELDAMREAQRQSGQAPRYDNRHRDLSPSQEQAFIAEGRQPVIRFRIDDDVVVRWHDMVRGAMEWRGADLGGDMVLARRAPADSVGDPLYNLVVVVDDAFMAITHVIRGEDHIANTAKQLLLYEALGLPVPRFAHTPLILNREGRKLSKRDGVTSLSDFREMGYTSAALANYMTLLGWSPPEDLGERFSLDQAAAAFDLERVNKAGARFDWDKLRWLNAQVLHDLPVEALQESLTPLWSGCGWTGEPDWCRDLCALLGPSLTLLEDGVDQARPFFERPELDEGARAQLEVPGARPVLTLLLEALDADPWDGQDPARAQELIASAASGAEVKKGVVMKTLRAVLLGSLQGPDLLTTWGLLARVGEDIPRLQRGL, encoded by the coding sequence GTGTCGTCCGCTCCGCCGCCTCGGGTCCGGCTGGCGCCCAGCCCGACAGGAACCCTTCACATCGGCACCGCGCGCACGGCGGTCTTCAACTGGCTCTTTGCCCGCCACGCCAACGGGCGTTTCCTGATCCGGATCGAGGACACGGATCGTGAGCGTTCGCGCCCCGAATACACCGAGAACATCCTCAGCGGTCTCCGCTGGCTGGGTCTTGACTGGGATGAGGAGCCGCTGCTGCAGAGCGAGCGTCGTGCCGAGCACGTGGCCGCGATTCAGACGCTGCTCGACCGGGGTCACGCTTACCGCTGCTACGCCAGCGAGGCCGAGCTGGACGCCATGCGCGAGGCGCAGCGACAGTCGGGTCAGGCCCCCCGGTACGACAACCGGCATCGCGACCTCAGCCCGTCGCAGGAGCAGGCGTTCATCGCCGAGGGGCGCCAACCGGTGATCCGCTTCCGTATCGATGACGACGTTGTCGTGCGCTGGCACGACATGGTGCGCGGTGCGATGGAGTGGCGGGGTGCGGACCTCGGCGGTGACATGGTGCTGGCCCGGCGGGCACCCGCGGACTCCGTCGGTGATCCCCTCTACAACCTCGTGGTGGTGGTGGACGACGCCTTCATGGCCATCACCCACGTGATCCGCGGCGAGGATCACATCGCCAACACCGCCAAGCAGCTGTTGCTCTACGAAGCGCTCGGCCTGCCGGTCCCCCGCTTCGCCCATACGCCCCTGATCCTCAACCGCGAGGGTCGCAAGCTCTCCAAGCGTGACGGCGTCACCTCCCTCAGCGATTTCCGTGAGATGGGGTACACCAGCGCCGCCCTGGCGAACTACATGACCCTGCTCGGCTGGTCGCCGCCCGAGGATCTCGGCGAGCGCTTCAGCCTCGATCAGGCCGCTGCCGCATTCGACCTTGAACGGGTCAACAAGGCCGGCGCCCGTTTCGACTGGGACAAGCTGCGCTGGCTCAATGCCCAGGTCCTGCACGACCTGCCGGTCGAGGCGCTGCAGGAGTCCCTCACTCCGCTCTGGAGCGGTTGCGGCTGGACTGGAGAACCCGACTGGTGCCGCGATCTCTGCGCCCTGCTGGGGCCGTCCCTCACCCTGCTGGAGGACGGTGTCGATCAGGCCCGCCCGTTCTTCGAGCGTCCCGAGCTCGATGAGGGAGCGCGCGCCCAGCTTGAGGTGCCCGGCGCCCGGCCTGTCCTGACGCTCCTGCTGGAGGCCCTCGATGCCGACCCCTGGGACGGGCAGGACCCCGCCCGGGCCCAGGAGCTCATCGCTTCGGCCGCCAGCGGCGCCGAGGTCAAGAAGGGCGTGGTGATGAAGACGCTCAGGGCCGTTCTCCTCGGCAGTCTCCAGGGTCCCGACCTGCTCACCACCTGGGGCCTGCTGGCCCGGGTCGGGGAGGACATCCCTCGCCTGCAGCGCGGGCTCTAG
- a CDS encoding sodium-dependent transporter: MPQPHLESAAKPGRGRERWGSGFGFVLAAAGSAVGLGNLWGFAYRASQGGGGAFVLLYLLIVLAVCLPVLIAEMVLGRSTRHSPLLAPITAGGARWAWLGWLFQLAACGILAFYAVLMGWTGRTLLHALLSGLPRSIEEAEGFFEAISGGGGALLGQLLSLVLTALVVAGGVRRGIERLSRWVMPLLFLLLLVLAGWAATLPDATAGYREFLLSWDAAKLLDPSTIRNAFSQAFFSIGTGIGCILAYAAYLDQRSPLPREAVAVVAMDTLVGLMAGLVTFPVVMSFGLAKLVSASTVGTLFIALPTGMASLGDGGRWVAVAFFSLAYMAAITSSVSLLEVPVASLMDRLGWTRPRAVWLSSAAIFVAGVPSALNISVLGRMDAVFGGVMLIAGGLALAVLLGWIDPQRFEADLEGSGSPAGLRRWLLRVLRWLSPPCIALGLIFSLLDLVRDWS; encoded by the coding sequence ATGCCCCAGCCCCACCTGGAGTCTGCGGCCAAGCCGGGACGGGGACGGGAACGCTGGGGGTCCGGGTTCGGCTTCGTGCTGGCCGCGGCCGGCAGTGCCGTCGGACTCGGCAACCTCTGGGGCTTCGCTTACCGGGCCTCCCAGGGAGGCGGCGGAGCCTTCGTGCTGCTGTACCTGCTGATCGTGCTGGCGGTGTGCCTGCCGGTGCTGATCGCCGAGATGGTACTGGGTCGCAGCACCCGGCACAGCCCGCTGCTGGCGCCGATCACCGCCGGTGGCGCCCGCTGGGCCTGGCTGGGCTGGCTCTTCCAGCTGGCGGCCTGCGGCATCCTGGCGTTCTACGCGGTTCTGATGGGCTGGACGGGCCGGACCCTCCTCCATGCCCTGCTCAGCGGCCTGCCCCGGAGCATCGAGGAGGCCGAGGGGTTCTTCGAGGCGATCAGCGGCGGCGGCGGCGCCCTGCTCGGCCAGCTGCTCAGCCTGGTGCTCACCGCCCTCGTGGTGGCCGGTGGCGTGCGCCGGGGCATCGAACGCCTGTCCCGCTGGGTGATGCCCCTGCTCTTCCTGCTGCTGCTGGTGCTCGCCGGCTGGGCCGCGACCCTTCCCGATGCCACGGCGGGCTACCGGGAATTCCTGCTGAGCTGGGATGCCGCGAAGCTGCTGGACCCATCCACGATCCGGAACGCCTTCAGCCAGGCCTTCTTCTCGATCGGGACCGGGATCGGATGCATCCTGGCCTACGCCGCCTACCTGGACCAGCGCAGCCCCCTGCCGCGGGAGGCCGTGGCGGTGGTGGCGATGGACACGCTGGTGGGCCTGATGGCCGGACTGGTGACCTTTCCGGTGGTGATGAGCTTCGGGCTGGCCAAGCTCGTGAGCGCCAGCACGGTGGGCACCCTCTTCATCGCCCTCCCCACCGGCATGGCCTCCCTCGGTGATGGGGGCCGCTGGGTCGCCGTCGCCTTCTTCAGCCTCGCCTACATGGCCGCCATCACCTCTTCGGTGTCGCTGCTGGAGGTTCCCGTGGCCTCCCTGATGGACCGGCTGGGGTGGACCCGACCGAGGGCGGTGTGGCTCTCCAGCGCCGCGATCTTCGTGGCGGGGGTCCCCTCGGCCCTGAACATCAGCGTGCTGGGCCGGATGGACGCGGTCTTCGGCGGCGTGATGCTGATCGCTGGCGGACTGGCCCTGGCGGTGCTGCTGGGCTGGATCGACCCGCAGCGCTTCGAGGCGGATCTGGAGGGTTCCGGCAGCCCCGCCGGCCTGCGGCGCTGGCTGCTGCGGGTGCTGCGCTGGCTGTCGCCCCCCTGCATCGCCCTGGGCCTGATCTTCTCGCTGCTGGACCTCGTGCGCGACTGGAGCTGA
- a CDS encoding YdcF family protein — protein sequence MTYWLSKVLPLLVLPLGLVLWLLLAGWISGRRWPVLLALVLLWISSTPIVAQGLWRWLEKPWLRRQADAAPRAEAIVVLSGGRHPAPGSARLKEWHDPDRFLAGLNLWRAGRAPRLIFTGGVSPFQPGMPSEGSLYREEATDLGIPSGAIAVTGAVLNTADEARAVARLVPGAGDDAPRILLVTSAFHMRRAQRLFERQGLAVEPFPVDFQARGLWAGSLWRDPLVWIPSARGLDGTSRALRELMGRLVHRTW from the coding sequence ATGACCTACTGGCTCAGCAAGGTGCTGCCGCTGCTCGTGCTGCCGCTGGGCCTGGTGCTCTGGCTGCTGCTGGCAGGCTGGATCAGCGGCCGTCGCTGGCCCGTGCTGCTGGCCCTGGTGCTGCTCTGGATCAGCTCCACTCCGATCGTGGCTCAGGGGCTCTGGCGCTGGCTGGAGAAGCCCTGGCTACGCCGGCAGGCCGATGCCGCCCCCCGCGCCGAGGCGATCGTGGTGCTCAGCGGCGGCCGCCATCCGGCGCCCGGATCGGCCCGGCTGAAGGAGTGGCACGATCCCGACCGCTTCCTGGCGGGGCTGAATCTCTGGCGGGCCGGCCGGGCGCCGCGGCTGATCTTCACCGGAGGGGTGAGTCCCTTCCAGCCGGGCATGCCCAGCGAAGGCTCGCTCTACCGGGAGGAAGCCACGGATCTGGGCATCCCCTCCGGTGCGATCGCGGTCACCGGAGCGGTGCTCAACACCGCCGATGAGGCCCGGGCGGTGGCCCGCCTGGTGCCCGGGGCCGGCGACGACGCACCGCGAATCCTCCTGGTCACCAGCGCCTTCCACATGCGCCGCGCCCAGCGACTGTTCGAACGCCAGGGGCTGGCCGTGGAGCCCTTCCCGGTGGACTTCCAGGCCAGGGGCCTCTGGGCCGGCTCTCTCTGGCGGGATCCGCTGGTCTGGATTCCGAGCGCCCGCGGGCTGGACGGCACCAGCCGGGCCCTGCGGGAGCTGATGGGCCGGCTGGTGCACCGGACCTGGTGA
- a CDS encoding cation:proton antiporter, translated as MTPERLGLLWGITVFAGSSARLLAVLTGLPGVVLLLISGLLIGRAGLNLVEPLDLGVGLEVVVGLLVSLVLFDGGLNLRLPGTTIKAVVLRIVLVRLALSLLAGGLAAHWLAGLSWPLAAVYSAIVLATGPTVVTPLVQQMNLRPPLGDVLEGEGLVLEPVGAVLALVLVERLLGDLHSWQDLAVSLLSRLGGGVLAGALAGLLLAEALRRLKPDPATGLRLQLTLGMLFLMFGLCEWLLPESGLPASVTAGVVVARRASTAAEQLDDVVRQLARLAITMLFPLLAADVSWAELSPLGWGGLACVLLLMLVVRPLSILLATLGLPLEANQKLLLAWLAPRGIVTAAVASLFAIRLEQEGVLGAGRLQGLVFLTILLTVGLQGLTARPMAGALDLVASNSEADDTSAALTPELSADPLKA; from the coding sequence ATGACACCTGAACGCCTGGGCCTGCTCTGGGGCATCACCGTCTTTGCGGGATCCTCCGCCCGGCTGCTGGCGGTGCTCACCGGCCTGCCGGGAGTGGTGCTGCTGCTGATCTCGGGCCTGCTGATCGGCAGGGCCGGCCTGAATCTGGTGGAGCCGCTGGATCTGGGGGTGGGCCTGGAGGTGGTGGTGGGTCTGCTGGTCAGCCTCGTCCTCTTCGACGGTGGCCTGAACCTGCGCCTGCCCGGAACCACGATCAAGGCGGTGGTGCTGCGCATCGTGCTGGTGCGTCTCGCCCTCTCGCTGCTGGCCGGCGGCCTGGCCGCCCACTGGCTCGCCGGGCTGAGCTGGCCCCTGGCCGCCGTCTACAGCGCCATCGTGCTGGCCACCGGCCCCACCGTGGTCACACCGCTGGTGCAGCAGATGAATCTTCGGCCGCCCCTGGGGGACGTGCTGGAGGGCGAGGGGTTGGTGCTCGAGCCGGTGGGGGCTGTGCTGGCTCTGGTGCTGGTGGAGCGGCTTCTCGGTGATCTGCACAGCTGGCAGGATCTCGCCGTGAGCCTGCTGAGCCGGCTGGGAGGTGGCGTGCTGGCCGGCGCCCTCGCGGGTCTGCTGCTGGCTGAAGCGCTCAGGCGGCTGAAGCCGGACCCCGCCACCGGTCTGCGCCTGCAGCTGACGCTGGGGATGCTGTTCCTGATGTTCGGGCTGTGCGAGTGGTTGCTGCCGGAATCCGGGCTGCCGGCATCGGTCACAGCGGGTGTGGTGGTGGCACGGCGCGCCTCCACCGCCGCTGAGCAACTCGATGATGTGGTGCGGCAGCTGGCCCGTCTGGCGATCACGATGCTGTTCCCGCTGCTGGCCGCGGACGTGTCCTGGGCCGAGCTGAGTCCCCTGGGCTGGGGAGGTCTGGCCTGCGTGCTGCTGCTGATGCTGGTGGTGCGGCCGCTCTCGATCCTGCTCGCCACCCTTGGCCTGCCGCTGGAGGCCAACCAGAAACTGCTGCTGGCCTGGCTGGCGCCCCGGGGGATCGTGACCGCCGCCGTGGCCTCCCTGTTCGCCATCAGACTGGAGCAGGAGGGCGTGCTGGGCGCAGGCCGGCTGCAGGGGCTGGTCTTCCTCACCATCCTCCTCACCGTGGGGCTTCAGGGGCTCACGGCCCGCCCGATGGCGGGAGCGCTCGATCTTGTGGCGAGCAACAGCGAAGCGGACGACACCTCAGCCGCCCTGACCCCGGAACTGAGCGCCGACCCGCTGAAAGCCTGA
- a CDS encoding 1-deoxy-D-xylulose-5-phosphate reductoisomerase translates to MKAISVLGSTGSIGTQTLQIVEEFPERFRVVALSAGRNLGLLAEQIRRHRPEVVAVADPDLLGALRDQVARDPAGHRPLLLAGAEGLEAVAAWSSADLVVTGIVGCAGLMPTLAAIRAGKDLALANKETLIAAAPVVLPALQASGSRLLPADSEHSAIFQCLQGTPWPDTARLSTGQPTPGLRRIQLTASGGAFRDWPAADLARATVADATSHPNWSMGRKITVDSATLMNKGLEVIEAHYLFGVSYDAIEIVIHPQSIIHSMVELEDSSVLAQLGWPDMKLPILYAMSWPERIATPWPRLDLARLGQLSFRLPDREKYPCMELAYAAGRAGGSMPAVLNAANEQAVALFLEEQVAFLDIPRLIEAACDRHRSDLMAAPDLDGILAVDRWARRAVREAAAPLLAA, encoded by the coding sequence ATGAAAGCCATCAGCGTGCTGGGGTCCACTGGCTCCATCGGCACGCAGACCCTGCAGATCGTCGAGGAATTCCCCGAGCGCTTCCGCGTGGTGGCGCTCAGCGCCGGCCGCAACCTCGGCCTGCTTGCGGAGCAGATTCGTCGCCACCGGCCCGAGGTGGTGGCGGTGGCGGATCCCGACCTGCTGGGCGCGCTGCGCGATCAGGTGGCTCGGGACCCGGCGGGGCACCGGCCGCTGCTGCTGGCCGGCGCCGAGGGTCTGGAGGCTGTCGCCGCCTGGTCCAGCGCCGATCTGGTGGTGACGGGAATCGTCGGCTGTGCCGGTCTGATGCCCACCCTGGCCGCGATCCGGGCCGGCAAGGACCTGGCGCTGGCCAACAAGGAGACCCTGATCGCCGCCGCGCCGGTGGTGCTGCCCGCCCTGCAGGCCAGCGGCAGCCGGCTGCTGCCCGCCGATTCGGAGCACTCGGCCATCTTCCAGTGCCTGCAGGGCACCCCCTGGCCGGACACCGCCCGCCTCTCCACCGGCCAGCCGACGCCGGGACTGCGCCGCATCCAGCTCACGGCCTCCGGCGGCGCCTTCCGCGACTGGCCGGCCGCCGACCTGGCCCGGGCGACGGTGGCCGATGCCACCAGCCATCCCAACTGGAGCATGGGCCGCAAGATCACGGTGGACTCGGCCACCCTGATGAACAAGGGCCTGGAGGTGATCGAGGCGCACTACCTGTTCGGGGTCTCGTACGACGCGATCGAGATCGTGATCCACCCCCAGAGCATCATCCATTCGATGGTGGAGCTGGAGGATTCCTCGGTGCTGGCCCAGCTGGGCTGGCCGGACATGAAACTGCCGATCCTCTACGCCATGAGCTGGCCAGAGCGCATCGCCACCCCATGGCCGCGGCTCGATCTCGCCCGGCTCGGCCAGCTCAGTTTCCGCCTGCCGGATCGGGAGAAGTACCCGTGCATGGAGCTGGCCTATGCCGCCGGCCGGGCCGGCGGCAGCATGCCGGCGGTGCTCAACGCGGCCAATGAACAGGCGGTGGCCCTGTTCCTGGAGGAGCAGGTGGCCTTCCTCGACATCCCGCGCCTGATCGAGGCCGCCTGTGACCGCCACCGCAGTGACCTGATGGCTGCGCCCGACCTGGACGGCATCCTCGCGGTGGACCGCTGGGCCCGCCGGGCGGTGCGTGAGGCCGCCGCTCCGCTTCTGGCCGCATGA
- a CDS encoding PepSY domain-containing protein, protein MKLVIRLRQIHAALAPFVLAPLLITALSGVSYRVLRDWGGFSRDQVHWLMAVHEAEWLGPSLEPLVVLLNGLGLLWMLVTGAGMLAERLLRRFRRPAGGTEG, encoded by the coding sequence ATGAAGCTCGTGATCCGGCTCAGGCAGATTCATGCCGCGCTGGCCCCGTTCGTGCTGGCGCCCTTGCTGATCACCGCCCTCAGCGGTGTCAGCTACCGGGTCCTGCGGGACTGGGGAGGCTTCAGCCGGGATCAGGTGCATTGGCTGATGGCCGTTCACGAGGCGGAGTGGCTGGGGCCGTCCCTGGAGCCCCTCGTCGTGCTGCTGAACGGCCTGGGACTGCTCTGGATGCTGGTCACCGGCGCCGGGATGCTGGCCGAGCGGCTGCTGCGTCGCTTCAGGCGGCCGGCAGGGGGCACAGAGGGGTAG
- the rplS gene encoding 50S ribosomal protein L19 codes for MAAESKDTAGTGTSPEPAATTEATPAAVAAPARLSAEQLIRSFEDGQRKSADAIPEIYVGDTVRVGVRISEGNKQRVQPYEGVVIAKRHGGLNETITVRRIFQGVGVERVFMLHSPQVASIKVERRGKVRRAKLFYLRDRVGKATRVKQRFDR; via the coding sequence ATGGCAGCCGAATCCAAAGACACCGCCGGAACCGGGACGAGCCCGGAGCCAGCCGCCACGACAGAGGCCACGCCCGCTGCGGTCGCCGCGCCGGCGCGTCTGAGCGCCGAGCAGCTGATCCGCTCCTTTGAGGATGGGCAGCGCAAGAGCGCTGACGCCATCCCGGAGATCTACGTGGGCGACACGGTGCGCGTCGGCGTGCGCATCAGCGAAGGCAACAAGCAGCGGGTTCAGCCCTATGAGGGTGTTGTCATCGCCAAGCGCCACGGTGGATTGAACGAGACGATCACCGTGCGCCGCATCTTCCAGGGGGTCGGCGTGGAGCGTGTCTTCATGCTTCACAGTCCTCAGGTGGCATCAATCAAGGTTGAGCGGCGCGGTAAAGTGCGCCGGGCAAAGCTGTTCTATCTTCGCGACCGTGTCGGCAAAGCCACACGCGTGAAGCAACGCTTCGACCGCTGA
- a CDS encoding ferredoxin produces the protein MNPADLRATGVACHLLLCATPTNAACCDPAEGARSWARLKQLVRDLGLEKADRPEGRVLRSKVDCLRVCRDGPVLLIWPDGHWYGGVTPERMERIIHEHVIGGRPVTEFLLAQTPWSESAVNPV, from the coding sequence ATGAACCCTGCCGATCTCCGCGCCACGGGGGTGGCCTGTCACCTGCTGCTCTGTGCCACCCCAACCAACGCCGCCTGCTGCGATCCCGCCGAGGGGGCCCGCAGCTGGGCGCGGCTCAAGCAACTGGTGCGCGACCTCGGCCTGGAGAAGGCGGACCGTCCCGAGGGGCGTGTGCTTCGCAGCAAGGTGGACTGCCTGCGGGTCTGCCGCGATGGGCCGGTGCTGCTGATCTGGCCGGACGGCCACTGGTACGGAGGTGTGACCCCCGAGCGGATGGAGCGCATCATCCACGAGCACGTCATCGGTGGACGCCCCGTGACGGAGTTCCTGCTCGCTCAGACCCCCTGGAGCGAATCGGCCGTCAACCCGGTGTGA